Proteins encoded in a region of the Thunnus maccoyii chromosome 4, fThuMac1.1, whole genome shotgun sequence genome:
- the LOC121896114 gene encoding uncharacterized protein LOC121896114, whose amino-acid sequence MLCRPHIGEHGNEHLRYSDPFGPYVLVPVWGLSLTVIVIHYVRIFKVVRQHRKKVFNRGVQLRPTVTEHVWGWLSVSASAPRTAPPGSGSPLPARRTVLLVAEAGASCAGASAGGVQGRPPEIVGAVCLLTPGARERGKKQMEGKVAQRFGYIIIAFTLFWVPMVVILLMNVISWRDTDRLLMELETSAMVLTCVQAAVDPLIYTLVTRQFRSELSKIFSSIQGCPLKLRA is encoded by the exons ATGCTCTGCCGTCCGCACATCGGGGAGCATGGGAATGAGCATCTTCGGTACTCGGATCCGTTTGGACCTTATGTTCTGGTGCCGGTGTGGGGATTATCTCTGACTGTGATCGTTATCCACTACGTGCGAATATTCAAAGTTGTAAGGCAGCACCGAAAGAAAGTGTTCAACCGGGGAGTCCAGCTGAGGCCGACGGTGACGGAGCACGTCTGGGGCTGGCTGAGTGTCTCCgcttcagcaccacggacagctcCGCCGGGCTCCGGCAGCCCGCTGCCTGCACGCCGGACGGTGCTTTTGGTGGCCGAAGCCGGAGCCTCCTGTGCGGGCGCTTCCGCAGGGGGCGTCCAAGGGAGACCTCCGGAGATCGTCGGGGCAGTGTGTCTTCTGACACCTGGGGCCAGGGAGCGGGGGAAGAAACAGATGGAGGGGAAAGTGGCCCAGCGCTTTGGGTACATTATCATTGCCTTCACGCTTTTCTGGGTTCCCATGGTGGTTATTTTGCTCATGAACGTCATCTCGTGGCGGGACACAGACAGA TTGCTGATGGAGCTGGAGACATCAGCCATGGTGCTGACCTGTGTGCAGGCTGCAGTGGATCCTCTCATCTACACTTTAGTCACTAGACAGTTTCGCTCTGAACTCAGCAAGATCTTCTCCTCCATCCAAGGGTGTCCACTAAAACTAAGAGCTTGA